The Candidatus Atribacteria bacterium ADurb.Bin276 sequence ATTAATAGGAATAGAGGAGGATGTATGTAAGATGGTAAAAAATAACCAAAAGGATGAATATTTCATAATCAGTGTGGTTGCTCAAATGACCAACCTGCATCCTCAAACTCTCCGGTATTATGAAAAAATGGGAATACTTAGACCTAATCGAAGTCAAGGAAATATCCGGTTGTATTCCTATCAAGATGTTGAAAGAGTGAGACAGATCAAAGCTTTAACTCAAGATATGGGAGTCAATTTAGCTGGAGTTGAAATAATCCTGAGATTAACTGAACAAATAGAAGCTATTCAAGGTCAATGGGAAAAAGAAAGAGAGAAAATGAGAAATCGAATCAAGGATTTAGAGGGAAGAATTTCGAAGGGTGGTGAGATTTTGTTATGAACTTTGAACAGTTTACCGAAAAAGCCAAAGAAGTCATTCATTTAGCTCAAAACATCTTATTAGAATATCATCACAATCAACTGGATGTAGAGCACATTCTTTTAGCTTTAGTTAAGCAGCCCGAGGGAATAACTGGCCAAATATTAGAACGTTGTCAAGTTTCTCCGGAAACCATTCAAAATGAATTGGAGACCTCTTTAGAAAAAAGACCCTCGGTTTATTTCCAAGCAAGCACTGAAGCTCAGATTTATATAACACCGCGAGCAAAATCGGTTTTAGACGGAGCGGTTGAAGAGGCCAAAAGGTTAAAAGATTCCTATGTTGGCGTGGAACATCTTTTAATTGCTGTGGCTAAAGAGGAAAGTGGTTTAAGCAATAAGATTTTAAAAAATTATAAGGTAGATGTTGAAAAAATATACCGAGCCCTACAAGAAATTCGAGGAAAAAGGAAAGTTGATGATCCTTATGCGGAGGGACGTTATATGGCCTTAGAAAAATATGGAAGAGATTTAACCCAATATGCTCAAGATGGGAAGCTAGACCCGGTAATCGGACGAGATAACGAAGTGAATAGAGTAATTCAAATATTAAGCCGACGGACCAAAAATAATCCAGTTCTTATTGGAGACCCTGGAGTAGGAAAAACAGCTATCGTAGAAGGTTTGGCACAAAAAATTGTCCAGGGGAATGTGCCAGAAAGTTTAAAAGGAAAACGTGTTATTATTCTTGATATGGGTTCTCTCTTGGCAGGTGCAAAGTTCCGAGGAGAATTTGAGGAACGTTTGAAAGCTGTTTTAGAGGAAGTTCAAAAGTCGGAAGGGAAAATAATTCTATTTATTGATGAACTGCACACCGTTGTGGGTGCTGGAGCAGCCGAAGGAGCCATTGATGCTGCGAACATCCTGAAACCTTTGTTAGCTCGAGGAGAGCTGCAAACAATAGGAGCTACTACTCTGGATGAGTATCGAAAATATATCGAGAAAGATGCAGCTTTGGAGAGGCGTTTTCAACCGGTTTTTGTAGGCGAGCCCAGTATTGAAGAAACCAAAAAAATCCTTCAAGGACTGAGGGATAAATATGAAGCCTACCATAAAGTGAAAATAGCAGATGATGCCCTTGATGCTGCGGCCGAATTATCGGCAAAATTTATTAACGATCGCTTCCTTCCTGATAAAGCAATTGATTTAATAGATGAAGCTGCTAGTAAAAAGCGTATTGATATCCAAAGTGTTCCACCAGAAATAAAGGATATGGAGCTTGAGCTGCAGAAAATGGCTCAAGAAGGGATGGCGGCAGTCCAGGCTCAAGAATACGAAAAAGCTGCTGCTTTGAGAGATCAAGCCGAAGCGCTTCGTCTTCGCTATCAAGAAACTCGGGATAAGTGGCTTCAAGAAAAACAAATGAGCGAGGTCGTTTCAGCTTCCGATATCGCTGAGGTGGTTTCTTCCTGGACTGGCATACCAACTACTCAACTGATGGAAAAGGAAAGAGAAAGGTTGCTTCGTATGGAAGAAGAGCTTCATCGGCGAGTAATTGGACAGGATGAAGCTCTTCATGCGGTTGCTGAAGCGATTCGACGATCCCGGGCGGGCATAACCGAAGGGAAAAGACCAATCGGCTCTTTTCTCTTTCTTGGACCTACCGGTGTTGGGAAAACTGAATTGGCAAAAGCTCTGGCGGAATTTATGTTCGGAAGCGATGATGCTTTGCTACGGATTGATATGTCAGAATATATGGAAAAACATACCGTATCCCGTTTAATTGGAGCACCTCCTGGTT is a genomic window containing:
- the hspR gene encoding putative heat shock protein HspR; this translates as MVKNNQKDEYFIISVVAQMTNLHPQTLRYYEKMGILRPNRSQGNIRLYSYQDVERVRQIKALTQDMGVNLAGVEIILRLTEQIEAIQGQWEKEREKMRNRIKDLEGRISKGGEILL